In Harmonia axyridis chromosome 6, icHarAxyr1.1, whole genome shotgun sequence, a single window of DNA contains:
- the LOC123682560 gene encoding myosin heavy chain, muscle isoform X5 codes for MPKAPAGQEDEDPTPYLFVSLEQKRIDQTKPYDAKKSCWVPDEKEGFVLGEIKGTKGDLVTVGVPGGETKDFKKEQVTQVNPPKYEKAEDMSNLTYLNDASVLHNLKQRYYAKLIYTYSGLFCVAINPYKRFPVYTNRCAKLYRGKRRNEVPPHIFAISDGAYVNMLTNNENQSMLITGESGAGKTENTKKVIAYFATVGASSKKPTEEEKKKGTLEDQVVQTNPVLEAFGNAKTVRNDNSSRFGKFIRIHFGPTGKLAGADIETYLLEKARVISQQTLERSYHIFYQMMSGAVPGLKDMCLLSNNVNDYHFVAQGKTTIPNVDDGEECTITDQAFDVLGFTQEEKDNIYKITASVMHMGCMKFKQRGREEQAEPDGTEGGEQVAKLLGIDQNALYQALCKPRIKVGNEFVTQGRNVNQVSYSVGAMSKAMFDRLFKFLVKKCNETLDTKQKRQHFIGVLDIAGFEIFDFNGFEQLCINFTNEKLQQFFNHHMFVLEQEEYTREGIHWEFIDFGMDLLACIELIEKPMGILSILEEESMFPKATDRTFEEKLNTNHLGKSPNFLKPKPPKPGQQAAHFAIGHYAGNVPYNITGWLEKNKDPLNDTVVDLYKKGTNKLLVEIFADHPGQSGSAADAKGGRGKKGGGFATVSSAYKEQLNNLMTTLRSTQPHFVRCIIPNEMKQPGVIDSHLVMHQLTCNGVLEGIRICRKGFPNRMVYPDFKLRYKILNPAAVTKESDPKKCAGHILDATGLDPENYRLGHTKVFFRAGVLGQMEELRDERLGKIVTWMQSWARGYLSRKEFKKLQEQRLALQVCQRNLRKYLKLRTWPWYKLWQKVRPLLNVTRIEDEIAKLEEKAKKAEEAYERESKAKKELEGLYSKLLAEKTELLNSLEGEKGSLSETQERANKLQAQKNDLESQLQETQDRLSQEEDARNQLNQQKKKLEQEIGGYKKDVEDLELNLQKAEQDKATKEHQIRNLNDEIAHQDELINKLNKEKKLSGENNQKISEELQAAEDKVNHLNKVKAKLEQTLDELEDSLEREKKLRGDVEKSKRKVEGDLKLTQEAVADLERNKKELEQTIQRKDKEISSLTAKLEDEQSVVGKLQKQIKELQSRIEELEEEVEAERQARAKAEKQRADLARELEELGERLEEAGGATSAQIELNKKREAELAKLRRDLEESNIQHESTLANLRKKHNDAVSEMGEQIDQLNKLKAKAEKEKAQYFGELNDLRASVDHLANEKAAVEKVSKQLSQQLNDVQAKLDETNRTLNDFDAAKKKLSIENSDLLRQLEEAESQVSQLSKIKVSLTTQLEDTKRLADEEGRERATLLGKFRNLEHDLDNIREQVEEEAEAKADIQRQLSKANAEAQLWRQKYESEGIARSEELEEAKRKLQARLAEAEETIESLNQKVVALEKTKQRLATEVEDLQLEVDRANAIANAAEKKQKAFDKIIGEWKLKVDDLAAELDASQKECRNYSTELFRLKGAYEEGQEQLEAVRRENKNLADEVKDLLDQIGEGGRNIHEIEKARKRLEAEKDELQAALEEAEAALEQEENKVLRAQLELSQVRQEIDRRIQEKEEEFENTRKNHQRALDSMQASLEAEAKGKAEALRMKKKLEADINELEIALDHANKANAEAQKTIKRYQQQLKDTQTALEEEQRARDEAREQLGISERRANALQNELEESRTLLEQADRARRQAEQELGDAHEQLNDLSAQNSSLSAAKRKLESELQTLHSDLDELLNEAKNSEEKAKKAMVDAARLADELRAEQDHAQTQEKLRKALETQIKDLQVRLDEAEANALKGGKKAIQKLEQRVRELENELDGEQRRHADAQKNLRKSERRIKELSFQAEEDRKNHERMQDLVDKLQQKIKTYKRQIEEAEEIAALNLAKFRKAQQELEEAEERADLAEQAISKFRAKGRAPSVTRGASPAPRQRALDGLGGTFPPRFDLANEDF; via the exons ATGCCTAAAGCACCAGCAGGTCAAGAAGACGAAGATCCAACCCCATACTTGTTCGTATCTCTCGAACAGAAACGTATTGACCAGACTAAGCCCTATGATGCCAAGAAATCATGCTGGGTACCGGACGAGAAGGAAGGTTTTGTCCTTGGAGAGATCAAGGGTACCAAAGGAGACCTTGTCACCGTTGGTGTTCCTGGAGGAGAG ACCAAGGACTTCAAGAAGGAGCAAGTAACTCAAGTCAACCCACCTAAGTACGAAAAAGCCGAGGATATGTCAAACTTGACATACCTCAACGATGCTTCAGTTTTACATAACTTGAAGCAAAGATATTATGCTAAGCTTATCTAT ACCTACTCAGGGCTTTTCTGTGTTGCTATTAACCCCTACAAGCGTTTCCCTGTATATACCAACCGTTGTGCCAAGTTATACCGTGGTAAAAGGCGTAATGAAGTACCACCACACATCTTCGCCATTTCTGATGGTGCTTATGTCAACATGTTGACCA ACAATGAAAATCAATCTATGTTGATTAC TGGTGAGTCTGGTGCTGGTAAAACTGAAAACACGAAAAAGGTAATTGCCTACTTCGCCACCGTTGGTGCTTCATCCAAGAAGCCCACtgaagaagaaaagaagaagGGTACTCTTGAAGATCAAGTTGTACAAACTAACCCTGTACTTGAAGCTTTCGGTAACGCCAAGACAGTGCGTAACGACAACTCTTCTCGTTTC GGTAAATTCATCCGTATTCACTTCGGTCCTACTGGTAAACTTGCTGGTGCTGATATTGAAACTT ATCTACTTGAGAAGGCTCGTGTCATCTCCCAGCAAACTCTTGAAAGATCTTACCACATTTTCTACCAGATGATGTCTGGTGCCGTTCCTGGACTTAAAG ATATGTGTTTGTTGTCCAATAATGTCAACGACTACCACTTCGTTGCACAAGGTAAAACTACTATTCCAAATGTAGATGATGGCGAAGAATGCACCATCACTGAT CAAGCTTTCGATGTACTTGGTTTCACCCAAGAAGAAAAAGACAACATCTACAAGATCACTGCCTCTGTTATGCACATGGGTTGCATGAAATTCAAGCAAAGGGGTCGTGAAGAACAGGCTGAACCAGATGGCACAGAA GGAGGTGAACAAGTTGCCAAACTTCTGGGTATTGACCAAAATGCCTTGTACCAAGCTTTGTGCAAACCAAGAATCAAAGTCGGTAACGAGTTCGTCACCCAAGGTCGTAATGTCAACCAAGTATCATACTCCGTTGGTGCCATGTCAAAGGCCATGTTTGACAGGCTCTTCAAGTTCTTGGTCAAGAAGTGTAACGAAACTCTTGACACAAAACAAAAGAGACAACACTTCATTGGTGTACTTGATATTGCAGGTTTTGAAATCTTCGAT TTTAACGGCTTTGAGCAGCTCTGCATTAACTTTACTAATGAGAAGCTTCAGCAATTTTTCAACCACCACATGTTTGTGTTGGAACAAGAAGAATACACCAGAGAAGGAATCCATTGGGAATTCATTGACTTTGGAATGGATTTGCTTGCTTGCATTGAACTTATCGAGAAG CCTATGGGTATCCTCTCCATCCTTGAAGAAGAATCTATGTTCCCCAAAGCTACTGACAGGACCTTTGAAGAAAAGTTGAACACCAACCACTTGGGTAAATCACCCAACTTCTTGAAACCAAAACCACCAAAGCCTGGTCAGCAAGCTGCCCACTTCGCCATTGGGCATTATGCTGGTAAT GTACCATACAACATCACCGGTTGGTTGGAAAAGAACAAGGACCCCTTGAACGACACTGTTGTCGATCTCTACAAGAAGGGTACCAATAAACTGTTGGTAGAAATCTTCGCTGATCACCCAGGTCAATCTGGTAGCGCAGCTGATGCTAAAG GTGGACGTGGTAAGAAGGGAGGTGGTTTTGCTACTGTATCTTCTGCCTACAAG GAACAATTGAACAACTTGATGACCACCTTGAGATCTACCCAACCTCACTTCGTACGTTGTATCATTCCCAATGAAATGAAACAACCTGGAGTCATTGATTCTCACTTGGTTATGCACCAGTTGACTTGTAACGGTGTACTTGAAGGTATCCGTATCTGTAGGAAAGGTTTCCCCAACAGGATGGTCTACCCTGACTTCAAACTACG TTATAAAATCTTGAACCCAGCCGCTGTTACTAAGGAATCCGATCCCAAGAAGTGTGCTGGACACATTTTGGATGCTACGGGTCTTGACCCTGAAAATTACCGTCTAGGACACACCAAG GTATTCTTCCGTGCTGGAGTCTTGGGTCAGATGGAAGAACTACGTGACGAACGTCTTGGAAAGATTGTCACCTGGATGCAATCTTGGGCTCGTGGTTACTTGTCCAGGAAGGAGTTCAAGAAACTACAAGAGCAACGTTTGGCTCTCCAAGTTTGCCAGAGGAACTTGCGCAAATACCTAAAGTTGCGCACATGGCCATGGTACAAACTCTGGCAGAAGGTCAGACCACTCCTCAACGTCACCCGTATCGAGGATGAGATTGCT AAACTGGAAGAGAAGGCAAAGAAGGCTGAAGAAGCTTATGAACGTGAATCCAAAGCCAAGAAGGAGCTCGAGGGTCTTTACTCCAAACTTTTGGCTGAAAAGACTGAGCTCTTGAACTCTTTGGAAGGAGAGAAGGGATCTCTTTCTGAAACTCAAGAAAGGGCCAACAAATTGCAAGCCCAGAAGAACGACTTGGAATCTCAACTCCAG GAAACTCAAGACCGTTTGAGCCAAGAAGAGGATGCCCGCAACCAACTTAACCAACAAAAGAAGAAGTTGGAACAAGAAATTGGCGGTTACAAGAAGGACGTTGAAGACTTGGAACTCAATCTCCAAAAGGCTGAACAAGACAAAGCCACTAAGGAACACCAAATCAGAAACTTGAACGATGAAATCGCTCACCAAGACGAGCTCATCAACAAGTTGAACAAAGAGAAGAAACTTTCTGGAGAAAACAACCAGAAGATCTCTGAGGAACTCCAAGCTGCCGAAGACAAAGTCAACCATCTCAACAAGGTTAAAGCCAAATTGGAACAAACCTTGGACGAGCTTGAAGACTCCCTCGAAAGAGAGAAGAAACTTCGTGGAGATGTTGAGAAATCCAAGAGGAAGGTTGAAGGTGACTTGAAACTCACCCAAGAAGCTGTCGCTGACTTGGAACGCAACAAGAAGGAACTCGAACAGACCATCCAACGCAAAGACAAGGAAATCTCATCCCTCACTGCCAAACTGGAGGACGAACAATCCGTTGTTGGAAAACTCCAGAAACAAATCAAGGAACTCCAATCTCGCATCGAAGAATTGGAAGAGGAAGTCGAAGCTGAACGTCAAGCTCGTGCCAAGGCTGAAAAACAACGTGCTGATTTGGCCAGAGAATTGGAAGAACTTGGTGAGCGTTTGGAAGAAGCTGGTGGTGCCACTTCTGCCCAAATCGAACTCAACAAGAAACGTGAGGCTGAACTCGCCAAGCTCCGCAGGGATCTTGAGGAATCCAACATCCAACACGAAAGCACTCTCGCCAACCTTCGCAAGAAGCACAACGATGCTGTTTCCGAAATGGGTGAACAAATCGACCAACTCAACAAACTCAAGGCAAA GGCTGAAAAAGAGAAGGCTCAATACTTCGGCGAACTCAACGACTTACGTGCATCTGTGGACCATTTGGCTAACGAAAAG GCTGCTGTTGAAAAGGTATCCAAACAACTCTCTCAACAACTCAACGACGTTCAGGCTAAACTTGATGAAACCAACCGTACCCTCAATGACTTCGACGCTGCCAAGAAGAAGTTGTCCATCGAGAACTCTGACTTGCTCAGACAACTCGAGGAAGCCGAATCTCAAGTTTCTCAACTCAGCAAGATCAAGGTATCACTCACCACTCAATTGGAAGACACCAAGAGGTTAGCCGATGAAGAAGGTCGCGAACGTGCCACACTCCTTGGCAAATTCCGTAATCTTGAACACGACTTGGACAACATCCGTGAACAAGTTGAGGAAGAAGCTGAAGCTAAGGCTGACATCCAACGTCAACTCAGCAAAGCCAACGCTGAAGCCCAATTGTGGAGACAGAAATACGAATCTGAAGGTATCGCCCGCTCTGAAGAACTTGAAGAAGCTAAGAGGAAACTCCAAGCTCGTTTGGCTGAAGCTGAAGAGACCATCGAATCACTCAACCAGAAAGTCGTTGCCCTCGAGAAGACCAAACAGAGATTGGCTACTGAAGTCGAAGATCTCCAACTCGAAGTCGACCGTGCCAACGCAATTGCCAATGCTGCTGAAAAGAAACAGAAGGCATTCGACAAAATCATTGGAGAATGGAAACTCAAGGTTGACGACCTTGCTGCTGAACTTGACGCCAGCCAGAAGGAATGCAGAAACTACTCCACCGAATTGTTCAGACTCAAGGGAGCTTACGAAGAAGGACAAGAACAATTGGAAGCTGTCAGACGTGAAAACAAGAACTTGGCTGATGAAGTCAAGGACCTTCTTGACCAAATCGGCGAAGGTGGACGCAACATCCATGAAATCGAAAAGGCCAGGAAACGTTTGGAAGCTGAAAAGGACGAATTACAAGCCGCTCTCGAAGAAGCTGAAGCCGCTCTTGAACAGGAAGAAAACAAGGTACTCCGTGCCCAATTGGAACTCTCTCAAGTACGTCAAGAAATCGACCGCCGCATCCAAGAGAAAGAGGAGGAATTCGAAAACACCAGGAAGAACCACCAACGTGCCCTCGACTCCATGCAAGCTTCCCTCGAGGCTGAAGCCAAGGGTAAAGCTGAGGCCCTTCGCATGAAGAAGAAGTTGGAAGCCGACATCAACGAACTCGAAATTGCATTGGACCACGCCAACAAG GCTAATGCTGAGGCCCAAAAGACCATCAAACGCTACCAACAACAACTCAAGGATACCCAGACTGCCCTCGAAGAAGAACAACGTGCACGTGACGAAGCCCGTGAACAACTTGGAATCTCTGAACGTCGTGCTAATGCTCTTCAGAACGAACTTGAAGAATCTCGCACACTTTTGGAACAAGCTGACCGTGCCAGACGTCAAGCTGAACAAGAATTGGGAGATGCCCATGAACAACTCAACGACCTCTCCGCCCAGAACTCATCCTTGTCTGCTGCCAAGAGGAAACTCGAAAGCGAACTCCAAACCCTCCACTCCGACCTCGACGAACTTCTCAACGAAGCCAAGAACTCCGAAGAGAAGGCCAAGAAGGCTATGGTTGATGCTGCCCGTCTAGCTGATGAACTCAGAGCCGAACAAGACCACGCTCAAACTCAAGAAAAACTCCGCAAGGCCCTCGAAACACAAATCAAGGACCTCCAAGTTCGTCTTGATGAAGCCGAGGCCAATGCCCTTAAGGGAGGAAAGAAGGCCATCCAGAAATTGGAACAACGTGTCAGAGAATTGGAGAACGAATTAGACGGAGAACAGAGGAGACACGCTGACGCCCAGAAGAACCTCAGGAAGTCCGAGAGACGTATCAAGGAATTGAGCTTCCAGGCTGAAGAAGACCGCAAGAACCACGAACGTATGCAAGACTTGGTTGACAAACTCCAACAGAAGATCAAGACCTACAAGAGGCAGATCGAAGAAGCCGAAGAAATTGCTGCCCTCAACTTGGCCAAATTCCGCAAGGCACAACAGGAATTGGAAGAAGCTGAAGAACGCGCTGATCTTGCCGAACAAGCTATTTCCAAATTCAGAGCGAAGGGACGTGCCCCATCTGTCACCAGAGGAGCCAGCCCAGCA CCTCGCCAACGCGCCCTTGATGGCTTAGGAGGAACCTTCCCACCTAGGTTCGACCTTGCAAATGAAGATTTTTAA